From Punica granatum isolate Tunisia-2019 chromosome 1, ASM765513v2, whole genome shotgun sequence:
CAGATGATGAAACAGGTGAAACATCACGATGCAAGAATGACTAATGCCATGCTTAGAAGCATGATAAGCATCACAGGTGCGTAATGTGTATGCAGGTGGTGAATTATTTATTACGAGGATGGATAAAAAGCCTTGAGGCAGAGGGTTCGATCTCGTTACCTCTGCTGGATGACGTGGAAGCTCCTCAGAACAGCATCATCCGAGACTTGGAATTTGTCCGTGAAGGAGCAAAGAAATCTCTGAAAGTGAGGGTTGTCGAATCTAAGTCTGAGTTGTGGAATAGGATAAGCTCCTTTATTGAATCCCGCCTCGGGAAAGTCAAATTGAAATCTTGATGGAAGAGCAAACTTGAAAAGTCTTTTGCATATTTATATTGTGTAGATATCGAAATGTAAAGATGTGATTGGATTTCTTAGAACCGTGATTGCCAATGGTAACTTTTATTGCTGTGATTCATTAGTTTGATGGCATAAACCAGATAACTGATATTGGTACTGGAAGACAGACCGGCCGGGATCATTGGACTGGCCGACCACTATTGCCTGCTTTTGAAGCCTGTCCAGGCCCAGCCAAATGGAAATTAAAGGCCCATCTCATGGGCACCGGCGACCTCGGAGCTGGGGTCAAGACCGCCAGCCTGCGTGCCCAGCCTCTCCCTCCCTGTTTGGCATACCCTTCAGCCGAACCCTTTccacctaaaaaaaaaagggaagaaaaagatagtattcttttattaaagaaaatgttaaaataaaaaaataaaattcacgtCAGCATTTGTTAACGAAAAATGTAACGGTAGGACTATAATGGCAAATATGTGGAAGGTTGAGGAcaaaaatgacaaaagaaATAGATTTATGACTAAAATGGCAAAAGTGTCAAAGAGTGAGGATTAAAAGTGTATTTTAGTCttataacaataaataaatgtgtATGAGACGCATTTCCTTAAAACTCAACTCGTGGTCAATCAACTTTTGGATTGCTCGGATAAATTTATTCataatggaaaattttatgtattttacttttcaattgcAGTTAAATGAATTTgttctatattttatttgtattatattCAAGAATTTTTGGATATATGTCAATATCTTAAGCAGTattgatatataattataagcatttttttaaaaattaaaattattcttGATAATTTACAATAACTTATCGAGACAAGAAATACTTTTACAAACTTGAGCGCTAAATATCTTGTAATtagatgaaaaaaattcattttatgcATATCTTCTATATGTTTAACGTTTTTCTACACCATTTCTCTTacacaatatttttttaaggttGACTTACTATATGTagatattcattttttttagtgtAAATCGTGATATCCGAAAGTCTAATTAGGtttcgactaatccagtcaaaGCGGGTCGgaccactaaggggtaaagctctcctattgtggattttctgcattcataaTGATTTGATCTCGAGACTTTGCTTACGAGGCTATGTGTCGGGTCTTTGCTCCTATTATGAATCAGGCCCTTGAATATATTGATGACATCATTTTGTTCAGCCCATCAACAAGTGCCGAACCACTAGAACCAACCCACGTtgatatatgttttttttcacatttttataAGTGTAACATAAGTATTTTAATTATCATCTTTTTGCTCACAATTTATagtgatatatttattttgtacacATATTTTTCAGTTCTATTTATTTGCGCGATATGTGttgattatataaatttggttataaaagaattaataagATATTACTTTGCAGTACGCGGATATTAACTAGTCTGTATTGTAACATTCCATGACTCAGCACTTCATATATCAAGCAAAAAACTCACCACTTCATAATCCGCAATCCGAATAAATTCGGCCTACCTGGCATCGTAGTTGTTGGTGCTGATAGGCCCATTTCATGGGTATCTTTGGATCCGGCCCATTAAATATCTGTCGGCCCGTTTAGGATTGACAGTTAATTTTGTCTTGAAATTTCTACTGTTGCACTGTCAGTGACCGTTAAACTTCTTTCGTTCGGTGGATCGGAATCCGCCGGAATTGCCGCCTATGTTGCTGCTGCAGGGGCCAGAGATACGTGGCCTCGCGGCGCTGTCCGCGGCGGAGAAGCCATCAGAGGCCGTCACCATGACGAGGAAAACGCTCTCCGGCGCATTTCGAACCGTAAAGAACCCTAACCCCAGATCCAAGATCGCCTCGAATCCGTCAGCGTCCTCTCAATCGCCCGTAAGATTGTCGGCATCTTCAGCATCAACGTCGAGGCGGGTATCCGATCCAAGGTCAAGAACATGGAGCGTGTACCTCATCCTCTCCACCAACGACCCGATCAAGACCTATGTGGGAGTTACCACCGATTTCACTCGCCGGTAAATGCTTGGGGGATCcatatttgattaaaaaaaaaggaaaggaaaaacaaaatttttgcTTGAAGGGGCGTCAGAATgacagaaaagtaatgattttTATGTGTGGGTAGCTCCTTGAGCTTGATGTTCTTCTGAGCAGCTGACGCATTTGATTTGAATATTCACAATGTTGGATCAAAACCAATTGCTTGTGGGCTGAAGTTTGAAGCTTTTCTTATTTGCTGAGGAAGATTCTTTAGCCTTTATTACAGAATTGAAGAAATGGCTACCCATTTAAATAGTTTACACGTCGATTTTCCAGTTCGTGTAGTCTTGCGATGTTTAAGAATGCATATAGGTCCTATCTTAAGAACTTGACAGTTTTTGTGTAGTTTGAAACAACATAACGGTGAGCTCAAAGGTGGGGCAAAAGCATCGTCTGCTGGAAGGCCTTGGGTGTGTGCTTGCGTGATTCACGGCTTCAAGGATCAAAGCGAAGGTATTTTTCCTCACTATGGGTCCCGCAAAAAAGAGTCATGTTCTTTCTATCATTGCCCGAATATTATGCCTTTTGAGCATTCTCGCAAGTTTGTCCAGCAATTTTTAACTTTGACCATGAAAACAAAAGGGTCATATTCTTCCTTCTACTTTGTCCTGTTTTATTGAGGTTCTCGTAGTTGATCGGAGCTGTAGATTTTCCTATTTAACATGATGGTGCAGCGTGTTCGTTTGAAACCAAATGGAAGAGCTTGTCAAAGAAACTACCTCGCAAAAGGGCAACAGATGACGCGGCGAAACCAGAAGATGCTCGCTCGCTTCTACTGCTGCGGCACAGAGAAGCTGCATTAGATCAAGTTAAAGGTGAAATTGATTGCAGTCACTTGGAAATTGACTGGCAGTTAAGTCCTTTGTGATGCAATAGACTTACTGCTCACACAAAGTAAGGACATTGTCGCAGTTGAAAGCTGCTGGCATGGAATTTGGGAGGACTATGCTGCCATCccatgaaatatttatttggcACGAGATCTATACAGGCTTGTCCATATATGTTTTCATTGTGATTATATATGTAACTCAAAGTTAAAGTATGTCCGTGTTTGACATAGtagcgatttttttttatggagaCGATAAAATGCCTTTGCTTCACACTGACATTGTAAAAGAATTGAAAGGCTTGAATAAGAGGTGGAAATGTTATACACTTATGGGAATCTGATGAAGCTATCTTCTTTTCCGGGAATTGTTATTCACATACAGAATTTATTGAATGCAAGTAGTATATCCAAGCCAAGTCATGAATGAGAGGTTTACGAGTCAAATTCTTCCTTACCAACTTCTCTTGCATTCCAAGCATCGAATGCAGTAATTGGAACTGCAAGGGAGTCTCGATAACATGGAAAAGTCATTATCGAGAGCGTTTTGTTCCCCGTCCGCTCCAAGAACTCATCACATCCGCAAAGAATTGGAATCTTTCCGTGCACtgtttacataaaaaaaattggaccACCTCATTTGGTGAACAGTTAGCAACAACTTAACTTTGGGCGTAGGAAAAGGATGATGAGGTCTTGTTTGAGCACGTGAAGTTAATGTCTTTTCTTCTATCTTTTCCCCTTCTGTTATCGCATTGAAAAAGCCAATAAGGCAAGGTTCCTGCTTCGAGAACTGACACCAACAACAGCTCTTTTTAATATTGTCATAGCTAGAACGTCTTGGTGTTAGCTTCATTTGCAGAGCAATCAAATGTTAGAAGCTGAGTCTGAGAACTGGAATGACTAGCTTGATTCTGATCAGCAAAGTCAAATGTCGGAACAAAATTGATTTCTTACTGAGCAGATGTCTATACAAGCTGTCCAAGAACCCAGTCGAACAATCCGAGTTGAAAAGAACCAAATGAAAGTGAGTTTCACGTGCCGTGCCTCGCATCGACAAGTGCCTTAAAGGCAGGCACATTTCGTTTGGATCATGCCCTCGAGCAAAGGGCACATTTATTGATATTGTACCCTCAAGTTTTCCAGATTCGTGGTGGAGAATTCAAAAGAAGAACCGAAGAATTACTCCTCCAAGAACCGACAGGTTAAGATAATATTGAGCTCTTGTCATTCTCGaactttttatataatatttttcccCTCCGTTTTTGGTTAAAAGCTAAAGTTAGACAGAGaggcaaattttttttttttgttaaataataataagggaAGCTAATTATTGGGTCATATGTGGCGTAAAGGTTAGTGCTTTCCTTTTGTAAGCAAAGAATGAGAATATCATTCTGCAGGCCCCTCATACATTGCAGATCACGAGGCAGGCGAATAGAACCTTTGACAATCTTACCTCGTTATGAAACGTGAAGTAATCACCAgcaaaattacaataaatagataagtgcataaataaatgataaatcaTTTCATATATTGACATAATAAAATAGTTTTATAAATGCTTTTTCGTCGCCTCGTTAGGAggaatcaatatataaaattttctcgagGAAGCCCTCACGACACTTTTGCCCTCCTCCTTTCCAATTGTACTAAACCCTCAAAAAGGATTAACgcatcttttcttcttcttcttcttcttcttcttcttccatttctTGCTGAATgtgtattaattattttgtttatttttggTGAGAAGAAAGACGAGCACCAAATACCAATAACTAGCTATGAACTGGGTGTATAAAATAATGACATGTTTGTGGTGTAGTGAGAAGGCTGTGCTGTATACATGTGAACAAGGTACGAAAGACATGTGCACAGATAACTGAGATCACATAATTTGgctaaaatataattaaattaatcaaaaacACATTTAGAAATCTCAATAGCCTCCAATTGCTTCCTTTCCTTCTCAATCAATATCAATAGATTTTCTAGAAtctgtttttttctctcaGTTTAGTTCCTTAAGTTTCTCGACGAGGTAAAGTCGGCAACCCTATCCAACTTCAAATGATCAAATTgcgcacaaaaaaaaaaaaagatttgacTTTCCGAATCGGGTTCTCGATTTCGTTGTCTCAATTAAAGATGCACTCGACTAGATTATACTTTTGGTTCCTCACTTGATGAATTTCGATTCGATGAAGTATCCGAGGAAAGCAAGAACCAATTTCtttttgatgaagaagcaAAGAACCAATTGAGTGATAGGTTTGTCCTTAATTCACAGGGGAAGTAATAAGTTATTAAGTCCGTTATTTCCATTTTCCACGGCCCTTTGCCATCAGTTTTCGACAGCAGACGACCAGAAGAAGAGAAATGTCGGCCGTATGGTATAAATATACGGTTGGAGAGTTGACTTGACGGTAGATAGAAGTAAGTTACGGTCTATAATGGCGGATGGGATAGATTGAAAAAGCTCGGGATTCCATATCTATGAACTCCTCTCATCTCAGACAGGCTCCAcattctcctctctctctctctctctctctctctctctctctctgaagcTTTTCAGTTTCTTTATGCAAGCTTCTCTCTTGGTTCAAAGGCTTCAAA
This genomic window contains:
- the LOC116192515 gene encoding structure-specific endonuclease subunit slx1, which gives rise to MLLLQGPEIRGLAALSAAEKPSEAVTMTRKTLSGAFRTVKNPNPRSKIASNPSASSQSPVRLSASSASTSRRVSDPRSRTWSVYLILSTNDPIKTYVGVTTDFTRRLKQHNGELKGGAKASSAGRPWVCACVIHGFKDQSEACSFETKWKSLSKKLPRKRATDDAAKPEDARSLLLLRHREAALDQVKGEIDCSHLEIDWQLSPL